A region of Mammaliicoccus sp. Dog046 DNA encodes the following proteins:
- the pdxS gene encoding pyridoxal 5'-phosphate synthase lyase subunit PdxS has translation MSKITGSDKVKRGMAEMQKGGVIMDVVNAEQAKLAEEAGAVAVMALERVPSDIRAAGGVARMADPRIVEEVMKAVSIPVMAKGRIGHITEARVLESMGVDYIDESEVLTPADEEYHLKKDDFTVPFVCGCRNLGEAARRIGEGAAMLRTKGEPGTGNIVEAVRHMRQVNAEVRKLVVMSDDEIMTEAKNIGAPYEILKEIKDLGRLPVVNFAAGGVATPADAALMMELGADGVFVGSGIFKSEAPEKFAKAIVQATTHYQDYKLIAELSKELGPAMKGLDINQLSLEERMQERGW, from the coding sequence ATGTCTAAAATTACTGGATCAGATAAAGTTAAAAGAGGTATGGCAGAAATGCAAAAAGGTGGCGTCATCATGGATGTCGTTAACGCAGAACAAGCAAAGTTAGCTGAAGAAGCTGGAGCTGTAGCTGTTATGGCGTTAGAACGTGTACCTTCAGATATTAGAGCAGCAGGTGGCGTTGCAAGAATGGCAGACCCTAGAATTGTTGAAGAAGTAATGAAAGCTGTATCAATTCCTGTCATGGCTAAAGGTAGAATAGGTCATATTACAGAAGCGCGTGTATTAGAATCTATGGGCGTTGACTATATAGATGAATCTGAAGTGTTAACACCTGCAGATGAAGAATATCATTTAAAAAAAGATGACTTCACAGTACCATTTGTATGTGGTTGTCGTAATTTAGGTGAAGCTGCGCGTAGAATTGGTGAAGGTGCAGCAATGCTTCGTACGAAAGGGGAACCTGGTACAGGTAATATCGTTGAAGCTGTACGTCATATGAGACAAGTGAATGCTGAGGTACGTAAATTAGTTGTTATGAGTGATGATGAAATAATGACCGAAGCTAAAAATATAGGTGCACCTTATGAAATATTAAAAGAAATTAAAGACTTAGGCAGATTACCAGTCGTAAACTTCGCAGCAGGCGGTGTAGCTACACCAGCTGATGCAGCATTAATGATGGAATTAGGTGCAGATGGCGTATTCGTTGGATCAGGTATCTTTAAATCTGAAGCACCAGAAAAATTTGCTAAAGCGATTGTTCAAGCTACGACGCATTATCAAGATTATAAATTGATTGCTGAACTTTCAAAAGAACTAGGACCAGCGATGAAAGGTTTAGACATTAATCAATTATCATTAGAAGAACGTATGCAAGAGCGTGGATGGTAA
- a CDS encoding PLP-dependent aminotransferase family protein, whose product MEMLMFNINRDISTPIYLQLYENIKQNIINNTMQHNEKLPSKRQLSHYLSVSQTTIEHAYQLLCDEGYILSRSRSGFYINDIVNLPVTYKTQLPTESDENESLYQYRFKLGAIDKSHFPNDLFRKYAKESFDDHQICLLDSGHKQGDYNLRKEIRNYIFHSRGVNCLPQQIIIGSSTEQLLSILTDILSDAKYMIEDPIYKQVRNLLKRKHVPFEFIPVNSNGIDIEQIIRTDFDVVYITPSHQFPTGVIMDLKRRTQLIKWASEKNSRYIIEDDYDSEFRYSGRPIPALQSLDNTGRVIYVSTFSKSISPSIRVAYAVLPQELLSIYRKKTNIEGGTVPRHTQYTLGRFMSDGHFERHLNRMRKIYRNKRDIIIRELKKYPDIFSISGELTGMHFILTVTNGLSLEDCVHRVEQMNIDIKPLAHYRFKQNDHIPQFVLGFGGIPDEDLENHIHALIQCFTK is encoded by the coding sequence ATGGAAATGCTTATGTTCAATATTAATAGAGATATTAGCACGCCAATTTACTTACAACTTTATGAGAATATCAAACAAAATATCATTAATAATACGATGCAACATAACGAAAAGCTACCCTCAAAAAGACAGCTCAGTCATTACTTGTCTGTCAGCCAAACGACTATTGAACATGCTTATCAACTGCTTTGCGATGAAGGTTATATATTAAGTAGAAGTCGTTCTGGCTTCTACATCAACGATATTGTTAATCTGCCTGTAACGTATAAAACACAATTACCAACAGAGTCAGATGAGAATGAATCATTATATCAGTACCGTTTTAAACTAGGAGCTATTGATAAATCTCACTTTCCGAATGACCTTTTCCGAAAATATGCGAAAGAATCTTTCGACGATCATCAAATTTGTTTATTAGACAGCGGTCATAAACAAGGTGACTATAATCTTAGAAAAGAAATCCGAAATTATATTTTTCACAGTCGAGGTGTAAATTGCTTACCCCAACAAATTATTATTGGTTCATCTACGGAACAACTATTATCTATACTGACAGATATATTATCTGATGCTAAATACATGATTGAAGACCCTATTTATAAACAAGTCAGAAATTTACTCAAAAGAAAACACGTTCCATTCGAATTTATCCCAGTTAATTCAAATGGTATAGACATAGAACAAATCATACGTACTGACTTCGATGTCGTCTATATAACTCCGAGTCATCAATTCCCTACAGGTGTCATTATGGATTTAAAACGAAGAACACAATTAATAAAATGGGCTTCCGAAAAAAATAGCCGCTATATTATTGAGGATGATTATGATTCCGAATTTAGATATAGTGGAAGACCTATTCCTGCCCTACAAAGTTTAGACAATACTGGACGAGTAATTTATGTCAGTACATTTTCAAAATCAATTTCCCCTTCTATTCGTGTCGCATATGCTGTATTACCACAAGAGCTACTCTCTATTTATCGCAAGAAAACAAATATAGAAGGAGGCACTGTACCAAGACATACACAATATACTTTAGGACGATTTATGAGTGATGGACACTTCGAAAGACATCTTAACCGAATGAGGAAGATATATAGAAATAAAAGAGACATCATCATTCGTGAACTCAAAAAATATCCTGATATCTTTTCAATATCCGGTGAGCTAACAGGAATGCATTTTATCTTAACAGTAACAAATGGGCTTTCTTTAGAAGATTGTGTTCATCGTGTCGAACAAATGAATATTGATATTAAACCACTTGCTCACTACCGATTTAAACAAAATGATCATATCCCTCAGTTTGTACTAGGATTTGGTGGTATTCCCGACGAAGATTTAGAAAATCATATTCATGCACTTATACAATGTTTCACAAAATAA
- a CDS encoding FUSC family protein: protein MWKYFDMLFKLNKSNLAIKKAIMQACIVFVILMTSFVFGRFDLGLTAVLGSFSNIYVINGSYPSRIRKVIVVTLMLSLSLMLGTLTITVPFLYALVLGLIGMIAHFVLKAFQIPGPSSLFFVLTYSIASIMPIMPEEVWNRGLLILCGGVISTLAVIIDAVFNHKKPEKESVLNIYKKLTYLMEHFSGKNFDDARGETLNAIHSATTTLTTANAFWNKNKDYHKLLQLKSNAEAIWSSCLELSSRGNESIPIEIIDGIKYISERIEGREKASFQQISINKKDEHIDELTELVNTTVALLDDTDVKLNKQINYRKPMYSTIIKDNLSKNSMVLMSSMQYGIILFASVIIAFGIGFERAYWIPMSCCSVLLGSTSQSTIQRALQRTFGTIVGMLVAVIILYFEPNTWEIVILMAILMGTAELLIAFNYTIAVMFITPNVLLMSAAITHHFDTHLVFPRITDVIIGSLIGLIGVLVINRKQASKKLPKTINNTLRIQANLLHTLFSTNKYHQSVIHSKLIRKMQTEIMNTKAMYQAALHETDNNVKQIEYVYPIIFTVEQLAFTIERAYQDGNISALPDQSIGLYLTTYENICKEVEFNISYEIVDLPQIKGIASIRTELMKLQNISRGRIV, encoded by the coding sequence ATGTGGAAATATTTTGATATGTTATTTAAATTAAACAAGAGTAACTTAGCTATAAAAAAAGCTATAATGCAAGCGTGTATTGTATTCGTAATTTTGATGACAAGTTTTGTATTTGGTAGATTTGATCTTGGATTAACTGCTGTATTAGGTTCATTTAGTAATATATATGTTATAAATGGTTCGTATCCTTCAAGAATACGAAAAGTAATTGTTGTAACCTTGATGCTAAGTTTATCTCTAATGTTAGGTACGCTTACTATTACAGTGCCATTCTTATATGCATTAGTATTAGGATTGATTGGTATGATTGCACACTTCGTTTTAAAAGCCTTTCAAATTCCTGGGCCATCTTCATTATTTTTTGTGTTAACATATAGCATTGCATCTATTATGCCAATTATGCCAGAAGAAGTTTGGAATCGTGGTTTACTTATCTTATGTGGTGGTGTTATTAGTACACTTGCAGTAATTATAGATGCAGTGTTTAATCATAAAAAGCCAGAAAAGGAAAGTGTATTAAATATTTATAAAAAACTAACATATTTAATGGAACATTTTTCTGGTAAAAACTTTGATGATGCACGAGGCGAGACTTTAAATGCTATACATAGTGCTACAACAACTTTAACGACTGCAAATGCATTTTGGAATAAAAATAAAGATTATCACAAGTTATTACAATTAAAGAGTAATGCTGAAGCAATATGGTCAAGTTGTTTAGAACTGTCATCAAGAGGTAATGAATCCATTCCAATCGAAATTATAGACGGAATTAAATATATAAGTGAAAGAATTGAAGGAAGAGAAAAGGCATCTTTTCAGCAAATAAGCATTAATAAAAAAGATGAGCACATTGATGAATTAACTGAATTAGTAAATACAACAGTAGCATTATTGGATGATACTGATGTTAAATTGAATAAACAAATCAATTATAGAAAACCAATGTATTCAACTATTATAAAAGACAATCTTTCAAAGAATTCAATGGTGTTAATGTCTTCAATGCAGTACGGTATTATTTTATTTGCTTCGGTTATTATTGCTTTTGGTATTGGTTTTGAACGTGCATATTGGATTCCAATGTCATGTTGTTCAGTGTTGTTAGGTTCAACATCACAATCAACGATACAACGAGCATTGCAAAGAACTTTTGGAACAATTGTTGGTATGTTAGTAGCTGTAATTATATTGTATTTTGAACCAAATACATGGGAAATAGTTATTTTAATGGCGATATTAATGGGAACTGCTGAGTTATTAATCGCATTTAACTATACGATTGCGGTTATGTTTATTACACCTAATGTGTTATTAATGTCGGCAGCAATAACACACCATTTTGATACACATCTTGTTTTTCCAAGAATTACTGATGTTATAATTGGATCTCTCATTGGATTAATTGGAGTATTAGTCATTAATAGAAAGCAAGCATCTAAAAAATTACCAAAAACAATCAATAATACATTGAGAATACAGGCTAATTTATTACATACTTTGTTCTCAACTAATAAATATCATCAAAGTGTGATTCATTCAAAATTAATAAGAAAAATGCAAACGGAAATTATGAATACAAAGGCAATGTATCAAGCTGCTTTACATGAAACGGATAATAATGTGAAGCAAATTGAATATGTATATCCTATAATATTTACCGTAGAACAATTGGCATTTACAATAGAGCGTGCCTATCAAGATGGAAATATAAGTGCATTGCCAGATCAATCAATAGGGCTATATTTAACAACATATGAAAATATATGTAAAGAAGTAGAATTTAATATTAGTTATGAAATCGTAGACTTGCCACAGATAAAAGGAATTGCGAGTATTCGAACAGAGTTAATGAAATTACAAAATATTAGCCGCGGGCGTATTGTATAA